One Actinomycetota bacterium DNA window includes the following coding sequences:
- the uvrB gene encoding excinuclease ABC subunit UvrB: protein MSEEIFEIDAPFAPAGDQPKAIDELYQGILRGDRYQTLLGVTGSGKTFTMAHLVAKIKRPTLIIAPNKTLAAQLYGEFKELFPKSAVEYFVSYYDYYQPEAYIPHTDTYIEKDLSINDEIDRLRHATTSSLLLREDVIVVASVSCIYNLGSPEEYQSQMLVIEAGGQIDLDQLLLRLIEIQYKRNDYEFARGLFRVRGDTVEIFPAFGKEALRIEIFGDEVEKILKINPLTGEIIERPKRVTIYPATHFMTNSKRLKAGLSSIEAELKVRLKELEDGGKLLEAQRLKMRTSFDLEMLREVGYCSGIENYSRHFTGKAIGDPPDTLIHYFPKELLMIIDESHISIPQIRAMYHGDRSRKETLVEHGFRLPSALDNRPLKFDEFEALTDKAVFVSATPGDYEISVSSNVVEQIIRPTGLIDPEVLVRPTSHQIDDLMTEIGKRVDKEERVLVTTLTKKMAEDLTDYLANAGIKVRYLHSDIDTIERIEIITDLRGGKFDVLVGINLLREGLDLPEVSLVAILDADKEGFLRSERSLIQTIGRSARNVGGQVIMYAESVTPSMERAINETNRRRKLQSEYNLKNRIEPQSIRKAVLDILDVAKGHQLSSKAAAKKERKRGEFKLPKDELMRVMMALEEEMRLAAEELRFEDAAAIRDEIASLKEAVKKD, encoded by the coding sequence ATGAGCGAAGAGATATTTGAGATAGATGCTCCCTTTGCGCCAGCCGGCGATCAGCCCAAAGCCATCGATGAGCTATACCAAGGCATATTGCGGGGTGATCGCTACCAAACGCTCCTTGGAGTTACCGGCAGCGGAAAGACCTTCACCATGGCCCACCTGGTGGCCAAAATCAAGCGGCCAACCCTGATCATAGCCCCCAACAAGACCTTGGCCGCACAGCTCTACGGCGAGTTTAAGGAGCTCTTTCCAAAGAGCGCGGTGGAATACTTCGTAAGCTACTACGACTACTATCAGCCGGAAGCCTATATCCCTCACACAGATACCTATATCGAGAAGGATCTCTCGATAAATGACGAGATCGATCGACTTCGTCACGCGACTACGAGCTCGCTTCTCCTAAGAGAAGACGTTATAGTCGTGGCTTCGGTCTCTTGCATCTACAACCTCGGCTCGCCCGAGGAGTATCAATCCCAAATGCTCGTCATCGAGGCAGGCGGTCAAATAGATCTAGATCAGCTTCTTCTTCGCTTGATCGAGATCCAGTACAAGAGGAACGACTACGAATTCGCAAGGGGTCTCTTTAGGGTGAGGGGGGATACGGTCGAGATATTCCCGGCCTTCGGCAAGGAAGCTTTGCGCATCGAGATCTTCGGCGATGAGGTAGAAAAGATCCTTAAGATCAATCCTCTTACCGGTGAGATAATCGAAAGGCCCAAGAGGGTGACCATCTATCCGGCCACCCATTTCATGACCAATTCCAAGAGGCTTAAAGCGGGCCTAAGTTCGATCGAAGCCGAGCTAAAGGTCAGGCTCAAAGAACTGGAGGATGGGGGCAAGCTCCTTGAAGCCCAGCGGCTAAAGATGAGGACGAGTTTTGATCTGGAGATGCTTCGTGAAGTCGGTTATTGCAGTGGGATCGAGAATTACTCTCGTCACTTCACCGGCAAAGCCATCGGCGATCCGCCCGATACCCTGATACACTACTTTCCTAAAGAGCTCTTGATGATAATCGACGAATCCCATATCTCCATCCCTCAGATTAGGGCCATGTATCATGGCGACCGCTCTCGCAAGGAGACTCTGGTCGAGCACGGTTTTCGGCTTCCTTCAGCTCTGGACAACCGGCCCTTAAAATTCGACGAATTTGAGGCTCTGACAGATAAAGCGGTCTTCGTCAGCGCTACCCCGGGTGATTACGAGATAAGCGTCTCATCCAATGTAGTTGAACAGATAATTCGCCCGACTGGTCTAATTGACCCAGAGGTTTTAGTCAGACCGACCAGCCATCAGATAGACGATCTTATGACCGAGATCGGAAAGCGGGTAGACAAAGAGGAGAGGGTCCTGGTGACCACCTTGACCAAGAAGATGGCCGAGGATCTGACCGATTATCTAGCAAATGCCGGAATTAAGGTCCGCTATCTACATTCAGACATCGACACCATCGAGCGCATTGAGATAATCACCGATTTGAGGGGCGGCAAGTTCGACGTACTGGTCGGCATCAACCTTCTTCGGGAGGGGCTCGACTTACCGGAGGTATCACTGGTGGCTATCCTTGATGCCGATAAGGAGGGGTTCTTGCGAAGCGAACGCTCACTGATCCAGACCATCGGTCGCTCGGCCAGAAATGTTGGGGGCCAAGTGATAATGTATGCCGAGAGCGTAACCCCCTCGATGGAGCGGGCCATAAACGAGACCAACAGAAGGAGAAAGCTTCAGTCGGAATATAATTTAAAGAACCGGATCGAACCGCAATCGATCAGGAAGGCCGTCTTGGATATATTAGATGTTGCCAAAGGGCATCAGCTTTCGTCCAAGGCGGCTGCAAAGAAGGAGCGGAAAAGGGGCGAGTTTAAACTGCCCAAAGATGAACTTATGAGGGTAATGATGGCTCTGGAAGAAGAGATGCGCCTGGCCGCTGAAGAGCTCAGATTCGAGGACGCGGCCGCCATAAGGGATGAAATAGCCTCTCTCAAAGAGGCGGTTAAAAAGGACTAA
- the rpsA gene encoding 30S ribosomal protein S1, translating to MLDENGVMIPDYDSTIKFFTEGDLITGTVVRVDNNEVLVDIGYKSEGVIPLKELSIKKDVVPSEILSVGDEVEAMVLTKEDSEGRLILSKKRAKYERTWDKITKAAKDEEKITGVVIEVVKGGLILDIGLRGFLPASLVEHGRVRDLTAYLGQELECKIIEMDRKRNNVVLSRKAILENSRQKDREELLAKLEKGQMVSGQVSSIVNFGAFVDLGGLDGLIHISELSWEHVNHPSEVVEIGDKVDVQVIDIDRERVRISLGLKQTTADPWQEKVVGLSKGDIVSGKVVKMLPFGVFVAFGDDLEGMIHISEISEAHVETPEEVLAIGQEVSAKVVDIDLKKRKISLSLKTAAPETEAKEEMAEAEAAPKEEVLSKVAEVEEESAPLAHKEEEAGQQDASPEEEAPSTILEDSHEMAKDAEEKKPLPGSLEEALKQMKEERGQKED from the coding sequence ATGCTTGATGAGAACGGGGTGATGATCCCCGATTATGATAGCACCATCAAATTCTTCACCGAAGGAGACCTGATAACAGGGACGGTAGTTAGAGTAGACAACAACGAAGTCCTGGTCGATATCGGCTACAAATCCGAAGGCGTAATCCCCTTAAAAGAGCTCTCCATAAAGAAAGACGTTGTTCCAAGTGAGATCCTTTCGGTCGGCGATGAGGTTGAGGCGATGGTCCTGACCAAGGAGGATTCCGAGGGACGGCTCATCTTATCCAAGAAGCGGGCCAAGTACGAGAGGACTTGGGATAAGATAACCAAGGCCGCAAAGGATGAGGAGAAGATAACCGGCGTCGTCATAGAGGTCGTCAAAGGCGGCCTGATCCTGGACATCGGTCTTAGAGGATTTCTTCCGGCCTCGCTCGTCGAGCATGGACGGGTGAGGGACCTTACTGCGTACCTGGGCCAAGAGCTTGAGTGCAAGATCATTGAGATGGACAGGAAGAGGAACAACGTAGTCCTGTCGCGCAAGGCAATCTTGGAGAATTCCAGGCAAAAGGATCGCGAAGAGCTTCTGGCCAAACTGGAGAAGGGCCAAATGGTTTCCGGCCAGGTATCATCGATCGTCAATTTCGGTGCCTTTGTCGATCTTGGCGGTCTGGATGGTCTGATCCATATCTCCGAGCTATCATGGGAGCACGTAAATCACCCCTCAGAAGTGGTAGAGATCGGTGATAAAGTCGATGTCCAAGTCATTGATATCGATCGCGAGCGGGTAAGGATATCGCTCGGTCTCAAGCAGACCACTGCCGATCCCTGGCAAGAGAAGGTTGTCGGCCTCTCCAAGGGGGATATTGTCTCCGGCAAGGTTGTCAAAATGCTTCCCTTCGGAGTCTTCGTCGCTTTTGGTGATGATCTGGAGGGCATGATTCACATCTCCGAGATTTCGGAAGCCCACGTCGAGACGCCCGAAGAGGTTCTTGCAATTGGTCAGGAAGTCAGCGCCAAGGTGGTCGATATAGATCTCAAGAAGAGGAAAATCTCCCTCAGCCTAAAGACGGCTGCGCCCGAGACCGAAGCCAAAGAAGAGATGGCCGAGGCCGAAGCCGCCCCTAAAGAAGAGGTTTTATCCAAGGTGGCCGAGGTTGAAGAGGAGTCGGCTCCGCTCGCACACAAGGAAGAAGAGGCTGGTCAGCAGGATGCGAGTCCTGAAGAAGAGGCCCCTTCCACCATCCTTGAGGATAGTCATGAAATGGCGAAGGATGCGGAGGAGAAAAAGCCGCTTCCCGGCTCACTGGAAGAGGCCTTGAAGCAGATGAAGGAGGAGCGGGGCCAGAAAGAGGATTGA
- a CDS encoding AzlC family ABC transporter permease: protein MENRKTYRFLESFKAALPIGLGYIPLGLACGMLGQKVGISPLAMGAMSLIVFAGGAQFIAISLIGAKVPPFSIILATGIINLRHILMSSALADYLNDLDISEVILFSHGVTDETFAVNHNRFERGGWGYENALLLNVISHFFWISGNVAGALAGGWIVVDIDLASFALTAMFVALLVLCIKELNHLLTALFAFLSFKTKSFAISLSLGLVAFWLIGRLMML, encoded by the coding sequence ATGGAGAACAGGAAGACTTACCGGTTTTTAGAATCCTTCAAAGCGGCCCTGCCCATCGGCCTCGGTTACATCCCGCTCGGCCTGGCCTGCGGTATGCTTGGCCAGAAAGTTGGCATAAGCCCGCTTGCCATGGGCGCAATGTCGCTCATAGTCTTCGCCGGAGGCGCCCAGTTCATAGCCATCTCTCTCATCGGGGCAAAGGTGCCTCCATTCTCGATCATACTTGCGACCGGTATCATAAACTTGCGCCACATTCTGATGAGTTCGGCTCTGGCCGACTATCTAAATGATTTGGACATATCCGAGGTCATTCTATTCTCGCACGGGGTTACCGACGAGACCTTCGCGGTCAATCATAACCGGTTTGAGAGGGGAGGCTGGGGTTATGAAAACGCCCTTCTTCTCAACGTCATCTCCCACTTCTTCTGGATATCGGGCAACGTGGCCGGGGCACTAGCCGGCGGTTGGATTGTGGTCGATATCGATCTTGCAAGCTTCGCCCTGACCGCCATGTTCGTAGCCCTCCTTGTCCTCTGCATCAAGGAGCTAAATCATCTTCTTACGGCCCTATTTGCCTTCCTTTCATTCAAGACGAAGTCATTTGCCATATCCTTATCACTCGGCCTCGTCGCTTTCTGGCTGATCGGCCGGCTGATGATGCTATAG
- a CDS encoding haloacid dehalogenase: MDKELVRMAEEIRANFDAKEEAREKALASSRSAIKSATGAVRAIHKREYKMAEELLAEARRNLDQSKQRLASYPDIYHAGFIHDSSKEYAEAAITESLILGKPFPSPSDLNVEYAAYLSGMGEAIGELRRNALDSLGADETARAEELLNMMDDLYYFLASFTYPDAISPGLRRIVDVARSIMEKTRGDIVTALGQRRLRDAIGDTKKE; this comes from the coding sequence GTGGACAAGGAGCTTGTTAGAATGGCTGAGGAGATAAGAGCAAATTTCGATGCCAAAGAAGAGGCCAGGGAGAAGGCACTGGCCTCATCCCGTTCGGCTATAAAGAGCGCGACGGGGGCGGTCAGGGCCATCCATAAGCGCGAGTACAAAATGGCGGAAGAGTTGCTGGCTGAAGCCAGAAGGAATCTCGACCAGAGCAAGCAGCGCCTCGCCTCATACCCAGACATCTATCATGCCGGTTTTATCCACGACTCCTCCAAAGAATATGCCGAAGCGGCCATAACCGAATCTTTAATACTAGGCAAACCCTTCCCGTCGCCTTCCGATTTGAATGTGGAGTATGCCGCCTATCTGTCTGGCATGGGTGAGGCCATCGGCGAGCTTCGCAGAAACGCCCTGGACTCTCTGGGGGCCGATGAGACGGCCCGGGCTGAAGAACTCTTAAATATGATGGACGACCTATACTATTTCTTGGCCTCCTTCACATACCCTGACGCCATCTCCCCCGGCCTTAGGCGCATCGTCGATGTGGCAAGATCGATAATGGAAAAGACCAGAGGCGATATCGTGACAGCGCTGGGCCAGAGGCGACTTAGGGATGCCATCGGTGACACCAAGAAAGAATAG
- the uvrA gene encoding excinuclease ABC subunit UvrA, with protein sequence MEKIIIRGAREHNLKSINLDIPRDRLIVITGLSGSGKSSLAMDTIYAEGQRRYVESLSAYARQFLGQMQKPDLDHIEGLSPAVAIDQKSTSRNPRSTVGTITEIYDYLRVLYARIGLPSCHICGAPISRQSPEQIIEQILRLEAGAKFFLLAPVIRGKKGEHGKIFEDLRGRGFSRVRVDGEVLELASEIRLDKYVGHSIEVVVDRLVMKEGIERRLADSIETALELSDGLVTILKEDGDETTYSQKFACLKCEISFDELSPRMFSFNSPYGACKVCTGLGSTKVVDPSLVVPDPSLSLNEGAIAPFYNGKMNFYPSMIRSVAERFDIDMDKPFLRLSEHEKGILFFGSEGERVEITYRNQRGQKRVYRSAFEGVISNLERRYKESDSDYSREKIEQYMREMPCVSCGGARLKPESLAVTFGGVNIYEFTKKSAKDALVFWACTKIGEREKAIGAGLIKEIEARLKFLVDVGLGYITIDRPAATLAGGEAQRIRLATQIGSGLVGVLYILDEPSIGLHQRDNVKLIETLKNLKELGNTVIVIEHDEDTIRAADFIIDIGPGAGAHGGRVVAAGPLEQVMKSKDSLTAKFLSGELKIEVPKERRRVEPDRTLTIRGAKEHNLKGIDVAIPLGLFVCVTGVSGSGKSTLISDVLHSGLRAHFYNSRERVGAHDGIDGLELIDKVVNIDQSPIGRTPRSNPATYTKVFDEIRFLFSQTKEAKLRGYKQGRFSFNVTGGRCEACRGDGTIKVEMHFLPDVYIPCEVCKGKRYNRETLQVHFKGKNIADVLEMSVEEALTFFENIPKIQRRLQTLFDVGLGYIKLGQSAITLSGGEAQRIKLSAELSKRATGKTLYILDEPTTGLHLADIEKLLTILTRLVDEGNSVLVIEHQLDVIKTADHLIDLGPEGGEEGGYVIATGTPEEVVKNKASYTGRFLKQLL encoded by the coding sequence CTGGAAAAGATAATTATTAGGGGAGCTAGAGAGCATAACCTAAAGAGTATAAATCTTGATATACCAAGGGATAGATTGATCGTTATAACCGGCCTTTCGGGCTCGGGCAAGTCTTCGCTCGCCATGGATACCATCTATGCCGAGGGGCAGCGGCGTTATGTCGAATCCCTTTCTGCTTACGCTCGCCAGTTTCTCGGCCAGATGCAGAAGCCTGACCTCGACCACATCGAAGGCCTATCTCCGGCCGTCGCCATCGATCAGAAATCGACGAGCAGAAATCCCCGCTCCACCGTGGGAACCATAACCGAAATCTACGATTACTTGAGGGTTCTCTATGCGAGGATCGGTCTGCCGAGCTGTCACATCTGCGGAGCGCCCATCTCCCGTCAGAGTCCTGAGCAGATAATCGAGCAGATATTGAGACTTGAGGCCGGCGCAAAATTCTTTCTACTCGCCCCGGTGATTCGAGGCAAAAAGGGCGAGCATGGCAAGATATTCGAGGATCTTCGGGGGCGGGGCTTCTCCAGGGTCAGGGTGGATGGTGAGGTCCTTGAGCTTGCAAGTGAGATCAGACTGGATAAATACGTAGGTCATAGCATAGAGGTGGTGGTCGATCGTCTGGTGATGAAGGAGGGGATAGAGAGAAGGCTTGCCGATTCCATCGAGACGGCCCTCGAACTTTCAGATGGACTCGTAACCATCCTCAAAGAAGACGGCGACGAGACGACCTATAGCCAGAAGTTTGCCTGCTTGAAGTGTGAGATAAGTTTCGACGAGCTCTCGCCCAGGATGTTCTCATTTAACAGTCCCTATGGAGCCTGCAAGGTCTGCACCGGGCTCGGTTCGACCAAGGTGGTCGACCCAAGTCTCGTCGTTCCCGATCCCTCCTTGAGTCTAAACGAGGGGGCGATCGCCCCTTTCTACAATGGCAAGATGAACTTCTATCCCTCCATGATCCGCTCGGTTGCCGAAAGGTTTGATATAGATATGGACAAACCCTTTTTAAGACTTTCCGAGCACGAGAAAGGGATACTCTTCTTCGGCAGTGAAGGAGAGAGGGTCGAGATAACCTACCGCAATCAGAGGGGCCAAAAGAGGGTCTATCGCTCGGCCTTCGAAGGGGTCATAAGTAATCTTGAGAGGCGCTACAAGGAATCAGACTCCGACTACTCGCGCGAAAAAATCGAGCAATACATGAGGGAGATGCCTTGCGTATCTTGCGGCGGAGCCCGCCTTAAGCCCGAAAGTTTGGCGGTAACCTTCGGCGGGGTAAACATATATGAGTTCACCAAAAAATCGGCCAAAGATGCCCTGGTCTTTTGGGCTTGCACAAAGATCGGCGAGCGCGAAAAGGCGATTGGAGCCGGTCTGATAAAGGAGATCGAGGCTCGGCTCAAATTTCTGGTCGATGTGGGACTCGGCTATATCACCATCGACCGTCCGGCCGCGACTTTGGCCGGCGGCGAGGCCCAGAGGATAAGACTGGCCACCCAGATCGGCTCGGGTTTAGTCGGGGTCTTATATATCTTGGATGAGCCGAGCATCGGTCTCCACCAACGAGATAACGTCAAGCTGATCGAGACGCTCAAGAACCTAAAAGAACTTGGGAACACCGTCATCGTCATCGAGCACGATGAGGATACAATAAGGGCGGCCGACTTCATCATCGACATCGGACCTGGGGCCGGCGCCCACGGTGGGCGCGTCGTGGCCGCCGGCCCCTTAGAGCAGGTGATGAAATCCAAGGATTCGCTAACGGCCAAGTTCTTGAGCGGTGAGCTTAAGATAGAGGTCCCCAAAGAGAGAAGGAGGGTTGAGCCGGACCGAACGCTTACAATCAGAGGCGCCAAAGAACATAACCTCAAGGGGATCGATGTTGCGATACCGCTCGGTCTCTTCGTCTGCGTGACCGGGGTCTCCGGTTCCGGCAAAAGCACCCTGATTTCCGACGTGCTCCATAGCGGACTTAGGGCCCATTTCTACAATTCAAGGGAGAGGGTCGGCGCCCACGACGGGATAGACGGCTTAGAACTGATTGACAAGGTGGTAAACATCGACCAATCTCCAATCGGCCGGACGCCCCGCTCCAACCCGGCCACCTACACTAAAGTTTTCGATGAGATAAGGTTTTTGTTCTCCCAGACCAAAGAGGCCAAACTCCGAGGCTACAAACAGGGGCGCTTCAGTTTCAATGTGACCGGCGGTCGTTGCGAAGCCTGCCGGGGCGACGGGACGATCAAGGTGGAGATGCACTTCCTTCCCGACGTCTATATCCCTTGTGAGGTCTGTAAGGGCAAGCGTTACAATCGAGAGACTCTTCAAGTCCATTTTAAGGGCAAGAATATCGCCGATGTCTTGGAGATGTCGGTCGAGGAGGCCCTCACCTTCTTCGAAAATATTCCCAAGATTCAAAGGCGCCTTCAGACTCTCTTCGATGTCGGTTTGGGCTACATAAAACTCGGCCAGTCGGCCATAACCCTTTCGGGTGGCGAAGCTCAGAGGATAAAGCTCTCGGCCGAGCTCTCCAAGCGGGCGACCGGAAAGACCCTCTATATATTGGATGAGCCGACGACAGGTCTCCATCTTGCCGACATCGAGAAGCTGCTCACAATACTGACCCGTCTGGTCGATGAAGGAAATTCAGTTCTGGTCATAGAGCATCAACTCGACGTCATCAAGACGGCCGATCACCTGATCGACCTCGGACCGGAAGGCGGCGAGGAGGGCGGCTACGTGATAGCGACCGGAACCCCCGAAGAGGTTGTGAAGAACAAGGCCTCTTATACAGGAAGATTCTTAAAGCAGTTACTCTAG
- the coaE gene encoding dephospho-CoA kinase (Dephospho-CoA kinase (CoaE) performs the final step in coenzyme A biosynthesis.) yields MIIGVTGGTGAGKSTVSKMIAEKGAFVIDADEVARELMSPGSPILNRIADRFGKSVINEDCSLNRKALGSIIFTDEIAKRDLNEITHPSIIAKIKELVKENKTHSPDQLIVIDAPLLIDTPIYFLVDRVILVWAKDEVRLGRLMLEKGLTEGEARIRMEAQTPAEELAARANFIIINHGSLGRLRDKVDEVLAEAGVI; encoded by the coding sequence ATGATCATTGGTGTAACGGGGGGAACGGGCGCGGGCAAGAGCACCGTCTCCAAGATGATAGCCGAGAAAGGCGCCTTTGTAATCGACGCCGATGAGGTGGCTCGCGAACTCATGAGCCCCGGTTCACCCATTTTAAATCGGATCGCAGACCGCTTCGGAAAGAGCGTGATAAATGAGGACTGCAGCCTCAACAGGAAGGCCTTGGGCTCGATAATATTTACCGATGAGATCGCTAAAAGAGATCTCAACGAGATCACTCACCCTTCGATTATTGCCAAGATAAAAGAGCTCGTCAAAGAGAACAAGACGCATTCGCCCGATCAGCTGATAGTCATAGATGCGCCGCTTCTCATAGATACCCCCATCTATTTCTTGGTCGATAGGGTTATACTTGTTTGGGCGAAAGATGAGGTAAGGCTGGGTCGTCTCATGCTGGAGAAGGGCTTAACTGAAGGCGAGGCGAGAATCAGGATGGAGGCCCAGACTCCGGCCGAAGAACTGGCCGCGCGCGCAAACTTCATCATCATAAACCACGGTAGTCTGGGTCGGCTCAGAGACAAGGTGGACGAGGTCTTGGCCGAGGCGGGTGTCATTTGA
- the polA gene encoding DNA polymerase I produces the protein MSKKRIILLDGNNLVCRAFFALPPSMMTSTGQPTNAAYGFATMLIKLIKDYKPDQVIAAFDLGKSKRASEYAEYKAHRPEAPDELKSQFPLIKEMLKVLKIPVIEIEGEEADDILATLAKESKQAGDLVYIVTNDKDVMQLVGEGINLLSSKKGLTEIQVFDRAAVIDRFGVPPERMVDYLGLKGDSSDNIPGVAGIGEKTAQKLVSEFGSLEEIFERLSEISSAKLKEKLVDEKEIALLSKKLATLDDELPLSERPSLVGLGSWGDDELRVFLERMEFMTLIPRFSRLKAELGKGDRVASNRPKVIEVQEASELSALVKRIEESRAFSFIMAGDDHDGGIFSTGPRMNVSFSSGQVYLIGEASIIGLKPLLESKDIKKATYDAKREKRCLAKLGIELNGVSFDVMVAAYLIDSLRNDYSLSALTGEFLGQDGGEEDEAAFAASIMNELSLVLKERLDRLSLSPLFDEVELPLTSVLADMEMVGVGLDLTFLKQLAAELEAELAGLKAEIFSLAGEEFNLNSSKQLGEVLFERLGLDCNKRTKTGYSTDSSVLVSLLGAHPIIDKILQYREAYKLLSTYVLPLPRLVDKTTGRLHTTFNQTVTATGRLSSSNPNLQNIPVRTEVGQKIREAFIPSKVEDKLLVADYSQIELRILAHLSEDANLIDAFGRGEDIHTFTASQVFSVSEAEVTRDMRRAAKAVNFGIVYGLSPFGLSEQLKIEREEAARYIDEYFERYASVKRYIDDELKKAYNEGHVRTIFGRVRRLPELASSDFKVRSFGERLAINFPIQGAAADIIKIAMIRISNELIERKMETKMILQVHDELVFEVPPVEAVSVSEMVKRIMEGVCNLKVGLEAEIKMGHNWRSAK, from the coding sequence TTGAGCAAGAAGAGAATAATACTTTTGGATGGCAATAACCTAGTCTGTCGCGCCTTCTTTGCTCTTCCACCCTCCATGATGACTTCGACTGGTCAACCGACCAATGCCGCCTATGGTTTTGCCACCATGCTCATCAAACTGATAAAAGACTACAAGCCAGATCAAGTCATAGCCGCTTTCGATCTGGGTAAATCCAAACGGGCGAGCGAGTATGCCGAGTACAAGGCGCATCGGCCCGAAGCCCCCGATGAACTGAAGAGTCAATTTCCACTCATCAAAGAGATGCTTAAGGTTCTCAAGATTCCGGTCATCGAGATCGAGGGCGAAGAGGCCGATGATATCCTGGCCACCTTGGCCAAAGAGTCGAAGCAGGCCGGCGATCTTGTCTACATAGTGACCAACGACAAAGACGTCATGCAGCTCGTTGGGGAAGGGATAAATCTATTGAGCTCCAAGAAGGGTCTGACTGAAATCCAGGTCTTCGACCGAGCGGCCGTTATCGACCGTTTCGGGGTGCCGCCGGAGAGGATGGTCGATTACCTGGGTCTCAAAGGGGACTCCTCCGATAATATTCCGGGCGTGGCTGGAATCGGTGAAAAGACGGCCCAAAAATTGGTAAGCGAATTTGGCAGCCTGGAAGAGATCTTTGAGCGTTTAAGCGAGATCTCTTCCGCCAAACTGAAAGAGAAGCTCGTTGATGAGAAAGAGATCGCCCTCTTAAGCAAGAAGCTTGCCACCTTAGATGATGAGCTCCCCTTGAGCGAGCGGCCATCCTTGGTGGGTCTTGGAAGCTGGGGCGACGATGAGCTAAGGGTCTTTCTTGAGCGAATGGAATTTATGACTTTAATACCGCGTTTCTCTAGGTTAAAGGCGGAGTTGGGCAAGGGGGACAGAGTCGCAAGCAATCGGCCAAAAGTGATTGAGGTTCAGGAGGCAAGCGAGCTATCCGCTTTGGTAAAGAGGATAGAGGAATCTCGCGCCTTCTCCTTCATCATGGCCGGTGACGATCACGATGGCGGCATATTCTCTACGGGACCAAGGATGAATGTATCCTTCAGCTCCGGTCAAGTCTACTTAATAGGTGAGGCTTCCATCATCGGATTAAAACCACTTCTCGAATCGAAGGATATAAAGAAAGCAACATACGACGCAAAGAGGGAGAAGAGGTGCCTTGCTAAGCTTGGCATAGAGCTGAATGGAGTCAGCTTCGACGTAATGGTAGCCGCCTACCTGATAGACTCCCTAAGGAACGACTACTCACTCTCTGCGCTCACGGGGGAGTTTTTGGGCCAAGATGGAGGCGAAGAGGACGAGGCGGCCTTTGCCGCATCCATCATGAATGAGCTCTCTTTGGTTCTCAAAGAAAGGCTTGATCGACTCTCATTGAGCCCCCTCTTCGATGAGGTAGAGCTCCCCTTGACTTCGGTCTTGGCCGACATGGAGATGGTTGGCGTCGGCCTCGACCTGACCTTTTTGAAGCAGCTTGCAGCAGAGCTTGAGGCCGAACTTGCTGGTCTTAAGGCCGAAATATTCTCTCTTGCTGGCGAGGAGTTCAACCTCAACTCCTCCAAGCAGCTTGGCGAGGTTCTCTTCGAAAGGCTCGGGCTGGATTGTAACAAGAGGACCAAGACCGGTTATTCGACCGACTCATCCGTCCTTGTCTCCCTCTTGGGAGCTCATCCCATAATCGATAAGATTCTGCAGTATAGGGAGGCATACAAGTTACTTTCGACCTATGTTCTTCCTCTGCCTAGGCTCGTTGATAAGACGACCGGTCGTCTCCATACTACCTTCAACCAGACGGTCACGGCAACGGGGCGCCTCTCCAGCAGCAACCCTAACTTGCAGAATATTCCGGTCAGGACCGAAGTCGGCCAAAAGATCAGGGAGGCCTTCATCCCGAGCAAGGTTGAGGATAAGCTCCTTGTGGCAGACTATTCCCAGATTGAGCTGAGGATTCTAGCTCACCTCTCGGAAGATGCCAACCTAATAGACGCCTTTGGTCGAGGGGAAGATATCCATACCTTCACAGCCTCTCAAGTCTTCTCGGTCTCCGAGGCTGAGGTCACTCGGGATATGAGGCGGGCGGCCAAAGCGGTCAATTTTGGGATAGTCTATGGCTTAAGTCCCTTCGGCCTCTCCGAACAGCTAAAGATCGAGAGGGAGGAGGCCGCCCGCTATATAGATGAGTATTTTGAGAGGTATGCCTCGGTCAAGCGATATATCGACGACGAGTTGAAGAAAGCTTATAATGAGGGGCATGTCAGGACGATCTTTGGGCGCGTAAGACGTCTTCCCGAGCTCGCGAGCTCAGATTTTAAGGTGAGGAGTTTTGGGGAGAGGTTGGCCATAAACTTTCCCATCCAGGGAGCTGCGGCCGACATAATAAAGATTGCCATGATTAGAATATCGAATGAGTTGATTGAGCGGAAGATGGAGACCAAAATGATCCTTCAAGTCCATGACGAACTGGTCTTTGAGGTCCCTCCCGTCGAGGCCGTTTCCGTCAGTGAGATGGTCAAGCGGATCATGGAGGGCGTCTGCAATTTGAAAGTCGGACTGGAAGCTGAGATAAAAATGGGTCATAATTGGAGAAGTGCCAAATAA